One region of Parambassis ranga chromosome 12, fParRan2.1, whole genome shotgun sequence genomic DNA includes:
- the ier3ip1 gene encoding immediate early response 3-interacting protein 1 translates to MAFTLYSLIQTAILCTNAIAVLHEERFLSKIGWGVDQGVGGFGDDPGIKAQILNLIRSVRTVMRVPLIIVNSACIVLLLLFG, encoded by the exons ATGGCGTTTACACTGTACTCTCTCATCCAGACCGCTATTCTGTGCACAAATGCTATCGCTGTGTTGCACGAGGAGAGATTTCTCAGCAAGA ttgGTTGGGGTGTTGATCAGGGAGTCGGAGGCTTTGGGGATGATCCAGGGATCAAAGCCCAGATCCTCAATCTCATCCGCTCAGTTCGGACTGTCATGAGAG tgccTTTAATAATAGTGAATTCTGCCTGCATCGTCCTCTTGTTGCTGTTTGGATAA
- the sigmar1 gene encoding sigma non-opioid intracellular receptor 1: MSVVRTCFRLFVFTTVTVLVVLLLRHWMATKQYVFNKEDIAKLAKQYAGQDHEQAFSKVVVELRKRYPGHILPDEDLQWVFVNAGGWMGSMCLLHASLTEYLLLFGTAVDTGGHSGRYWAEISDTIISGTFRQWKEGTTKSEIYYPGDTIVHAVGEATSVQWSAGTWMVEYGRGFIPSTLGFALADTLFSTQDFLTMFYTVHVYFKALMLEAGTLLTDAGVF; this comes from the exons ATGTCTGTAGTCAGGACTTGCTTTAGACTGTTTGTGTTCACCACGGTCACCGTCCTGGTCGTGCTACTGCTGCGGCACTGGATGGCCACAAAGCAGTATGTTTTCAACAAAGAAGACATCGCTAAATTGGCTAAACAATACGCAG GTCAGGACCATGAGCAGGCTTTTTCCAAAGTGGTGGTAGAGCTCAGGAAAAG GTATCCTGGCCACATCCTGCCAGATGAGGACCTGCAGTGGGTATTTGTGAACGCTGGAGGCTGGATGGGCTCCATGTGTCTCCTCCACGCTTCCCTCACAGagtacctgctgctgtttggtacAGCGGTGGACACAGGAGGACACTCAG GACGTTACTGGGCTGAGATTTCTGACACTATCATCTCTGGCACCTTCAGACAGTGGAAGGAGGGGACAACCAAGAGTGAAATATACTATCCTG GTGACACCATTGTTCACGCTGTAGGTGAGGCCACGTCGGTCCAGTGGAGCGCCGGGACTTGGATGGTGGAATACGGCAGAGGTTTCATCCCGTCCACACTGGGCTTTGCTCTAGCAGACACTCTTTTTAGCACCCAGGACTTCCTTACAATGTTCTACACCGTACATGTTTACTTCAAGGCTCTGATGCTGGAGGCTGGTACATTACTTACAGATGCTGGAGTTTTCTga